In one window of Bacillota bacterium LX-D DNA:
- a CDS encoding amino acid ABC transporter permease encodes MLGFIDVDFLKIIVPILLKGAVMTVELTFLAVFFGTIIGLIVALAKISRFKILAILGGIYTWVIRGIPLLVQLYVLYFGLAQANILQMSPFQAAVTGLSICGGAYIAEIIRAGIQSIDKGQMEAAMSLGMSYSQAMRRIILPQAYRRILPPLGNEFIALMKDTSLVSIVTMVELMRSGTLLDSTYMRSMEIYLAVAVIYLVLTTFFVFVIECLEKRLAIVDGD; translated from the coding sequence ATGTTAGGCTTTATTGATGTGGATTTTTTAAAAATTATCGTTCCTATACTTTTAAAAGGAGCGGTAATGACTGTTGAACTAACTTTTTTAGCAGTATTTTTCGGTACAATTATAGGTTTAATCGTGGCTTTGGCTAAAATATCTCGCTTTAAAATCTTAGCAATTTTAGGAGGGATTTACACCTGGGTAATCAGGGGAATCCCTCTTCTTGTGCAGCTTTATGTGCTGTATTTTGGTTTAGCTCAAGCAAATATTTTGCAGATGAGTCCTTTTCAAGCGGCTGTAACCGGTTTAAGTATTTGCGGGGGGGCTTACATTGCTGAAATTATTCGGGCAGGTATTCAGTCCATTGATAAGGGTCAAATGGAGGCAGCAATGTCCTTAGGCATGTCCTATTCCCAGGCCATGCGTCGCATAATTTTACCTCAGGCCTATCGCAGAATTTTGCCTCCTTTAGGTAACGAGTTTATCGCCTTAATGAAAGACACATCTTTAGTGTCTATCGTAACAATGGTAGAATTGATGCGTAGCGGAACTTTATTAGATTCTACCTACATGCGTTCCATGGAAATTTACTTGGCTGTGGCAGTGATTTATTTGGTACTAACTACATTTTTCGTTTTTGTCATAGAATGTTTAGAGAAAAGACTGGCAATTGTTGATGGTGACT
- a CDS encoding glucose-6-phosphate isomerase family protein, giving the protein MQIEKDFVLEASGFLTFSEQVVHPEPEINYLEDARHVFMDQTQDSDHKILYFVYRGVVLKDHRELFDSFGLRHDLTVIYPGKIGAEFIKTVGSFNPPKHNSSETYPEYYEVLAGEALFILQKNSRSGEVEEIMAIEAKKNDKVFIPPGFGHIIVNPIDQPLITASIVEKNLKPTTEPFANKQGAAYYYVETASGRGDFVKNPNYHNSVGLKIMAAPTLEQPVEMPCEKTLYDNFIDHPDLLNILK; this is encoded by the coding sequence ATGCAAATAGAAAAAGATTTTGTTCTCGAAGCTAGTGGATTTCTTACATTTTCCGAACAGGTAGTTCATCCAGAGCCTGAAATAAATTACTTAGAAGATGCACGCCATGTTTTTATGGATCAAACGCAGGATTCTGATCACAAAATATTGTATTTTGTTTACCGGGGGGTAGTCCTAAAAGATCACCGAGAATTATTTGATAGTTTTGGGCTCCGCCATGATTTAACTGTAATTTATCCTGGGAAAATTGGTGCCGAATTTATAAAAACAGTAGGTTCCTTTAACCCACCCAAGCACAATAGTTCTGAGACATACCCGGAATATTATGAAGTTTTGGCTGGTGAAGCCCTCTTTATTCTGCAGAAAAATTCTCGGAGCGGTGAAGTTGAAGAAATAATGGCTATTGAAGCTAAGAAGAACGATAAAGTCTTTATTCCACCGGGGTTTGGCCACATTATTGTTAATCCCATTGACCAACCCCTTATAACTGCAAGCATAGTTGAAAAAAACTTGAAACCTACTACAGAACCTTTTGCCAATAAACAAGGCGCAGCCTATTATTACGTTGAGACAGCTAGCGGCCGGGGAGATTTTGTGAAAAACCCTAATTACCATAATTCTGTAGGTCTAAAAATTATGGCTGCTCCTACCCTGGAACAGCCAGTTGAAATGCCTTGCGAAAAAACACTGTACGATAATTTTATTGACCACCCTGACTTATTAAATATTTTAAAGTAG
- a CDS encoding transporter substrate-binding domain-containing protein produces the protein MKKIKYLLGSVLLLSLVIFGGCGAQKQATTSDNNNDNAAEKTALQLVQEKGELVAGLDDTFAPMGYHDEKTNDLVGFDIDMGAELAKRLGVKMKWQPTDWKGVTGSLNAKKFDVIISGMSVTPEREKVIAFSKPYLHAGIGMVVKKS, from the coding sequence ATGAAAAAAATTAAATATTTATTGGGGTCAGTATTGCTGCTTTCCCTGGTTATTTTTGGTGGCTGCGGTGCTCAAAAACAAGCAACCACTTCTGACAATAATAATGACAATGCTGCGGAAAAAACAGCTTTGCAGTTAGTTCAGGAAAAAGGGGAATTAGTTGCTGGCTTAGATGATACTTTTGCTCCCATGGGCTACCATGATGAAAAAACAAATGATCTAGTAGGTTTTGATATTGATATGGGTGCAGAACTTGCAAAACGTCTTGGCGTTAAAATGAAGTGGCAGCCTACAGATTGGAAGGGCGTAACAGGTTCCTTAAACGCTAAAAAATTTGATGTTATTATTTCCGGCATGAGCGTTACACCGGAACGTGAAAAAGTTATAGCTTTTTCTAAACCTTATCTTCATGCAGGCATAGGTATGGTTGTAAAAAAAAGCTGA
- a CDS encoding substrate-binding domain-containing protein: MRVKLKILIICTLICLLILPGCRRTPAQKPASSPSTVIGVSVTYEDKDFKARLKKAFQQNAKEDQLKIIWQESKVEKQEQDVKKLLEQKIKVLVIQFGNEEKAEEIVRLAKERNIAILALGFMPMDLPLDGFIGVDAYRTGQQQAVYLNKALAAQKPAKVLIVDNTASSWENELTRGNIEGLQAEGGFQAIRQSIDPGEKVAEKLRNNQSLSEVKGIILHNPLWTKDLIELLEELNLEKNIVTVGLGASKDSAQAILQDTHEAEIDIDPQLLGRYAYGAARDLAKEGQWHFERRITSSSGTYEIPVQYLPANIITKDNLFLLENRYKGLKENPKDTGANAENSQNSNSKQQNSDKQNSDGNKSKSKVTIKTKNGKNLEINVDGEVERVEIQDGSQQKDQQEEEKE; the protein is encoded by the coding sequence ATGCGTGTAAAATTAAAAATACTGATTATATGTACGCTAATTTGTCTACTTATATTACCTGGCTGCAGAAGAACACCGGCCCAAAAACCTGCTTCTTCGCCTTCTACAGTCATTGGGGTAAGTGTTACTTATGAAGATAAGGATTTTAAAGCAAGGTTAAAAAAAGCCTTTCAACAAAATGCCAAGGAAGATCAATTGAAAATTATTTGGCAGGAAAGTAAAGTTGAAAAACAGGAGCAGGATGTTAAAAAACTATTAGAACAAAAAATTAAAGTATTAGTGATTCAATTTGGCAATGAGGAAAAGGCAGAAGAAATTGTCCGTCTGGCTAAAGAAAGAAATATTGCTATCCTGGCTTTAGGATTTATGCCTATGGATTTACCCCTAGACGGTTTTATTGGTGTCGATGCCTATCGTACGGGGCAGCAGCAAGCAGTCTATCTGAACAAAGCATTAGCTGCCCAAAAGCCAGCAAAGGTATTAATTGTAGACAATACTGCTTCCAGTTGGGAAAATGAGTTAACTAGGGGAAATATTGAAGGTCTTCAGGCAGAAGGAGGCTTTCAAGCTATCCGGCAAAGCATTGATCCTGGGGAAAAGGTTGCTGAAAAATTACGCAACAATCAATCCTTAAGTGAGGTAAAAGGAATTATATTACATAATCCTTTGTGGACGAAAGACCTGATTGAATTACTGGAAGAATTAAATTTAGAAAAAAATATTGTAACAGTTGGCTTAGGAGCTAGTAAAGATAGTGCTCAGGCTATTTTGCAGGATACACATGAGGCGGAAATTGATATTGATCCCCAGCTCTTAGGCAGATACGCCTATGGAGCAGCTAGAGACTTGGCCAAAGAGGGTCAATGGCATTTTGAGAGAAGAATTACCAGCAGCAGTGGTACCTACGAAATACCGGTTCAGTATTTGCCTGCCAACATTATCACTAAGGATAATCTTTTTCTTTTAGAGAATAGATATAAAGGGTTAAAAGAAAATCCCAAAGACACAGGGGCAAATGCTGAAAACAGTCAAAACAGCAATTCAAAACAGCAAAATTCTGACAAACAAAATTCAGATGGAAATAAATCTAAATCTAAGGTCACAATTAAAACTAAAAATGGTAAAAACCTAGAGATAAATGTTGATGGAGAAGTGGAAAGAGTAGAAATACAAGACGGTTCCCAGCAGAAAGATCAGCAAGAAGAAGAAAAAGAGTAA
- a CDS encoding transporter substrate-binding domain-containing protein — MKKADDLKNKVVATQTGSSGAEACTELGLKNVKLYDQYPQAFQDLAIGRVDVIVVDVTTAAHFVSKKPDDFKVLKKRLVEEPYAIGLRKDDKDLKKAIDNALTEMQKDGTLTKISQKWFGDDVTTKAE; from the coding sequence ATTAAAAAGGCTGACGACTTAAAAAATAAAGTTGTTGCTACGCAAACCGGAAGCTCTGGAGCTGAAGCCTGCACCGAATTAGGTTTGAAAAATGTAAAATTATATGATCAGTACCCACAGGCATTCCAAGACTTAGCTATTGGCAGAGTAGATGTTATTGTTGTTGATGTGACAACAGCGGCACACTTTGTTAGCAAAAAACCTGACGATTTTAAGGTTCTAAAGAAACGTTTAGTGGAAGAACCCTACGCAATTGGTTTGCGCAAAGATGATAAAGATTTAAAAAAAGCTATTGATAATGCTTTAACTGAAATGCAAAAAGATGGGACTTTAACAAAAATATCTCAAAAATGGTTTGGTGACGATGTGACAACTAAGGCTGAATAA
- the queG gene encoding tRNA epoxyqueuosine(34) reductase QueG produces the protein MHKGNLIKEYAAQVGFDFCGITSAEPFTELLDFLQQRQQKNWQSEFEKFELQTRINPKLVLPEARSIIALAKIYPECRQSAEFQGKGKIARFAWGPDYHQDLQKSLGQMVDFLRKEFHVKKAVSYVDKGPLLDRAIAARAGLGWYGKNCAIMTKRAGSWIALGEILVDIFLPEDEPLPPGCGSCTKCLDACPTGALTKPYQVNCQKCISYLTQSKKIIPDQYRALMGNSLYGCDACQDVCPYNQKVSRDLNAAAQEAIFSELDLSYLLSLSKGGFQKEYKDRAFGWLGKNILQRNALIALGNSKDPAAIPLLIKGLNSSSPQQRGYSAWALGQIATNQAYDALKIALNKENNQWVKSEIKNALEQKAPPGAGLL, from the coding sequence ATGCACAAAGGAAATTTGATTAAAGAATACGCAGCTCAAGTTGGCTTTGATTTTTGCGGCATTACTTCGGCGGAGCCTTTTACAGAGCTTTTGGATTTTTTGCAGCAGCGGCAGCAAAAAAACTGGCAGTCAGAATTTGAAAAATTTGAGCTTCAGACGAGAATTAATCCCAAGCTAGTGTTGCCGGAAGCTCGTTCAATTATTGCTTTAGCTAAAATTTACCCTGAGTGTAGGCAGTCTGCTGAGTTTCAAGGAAAAGGCAAAATTGCTCGTTTTGCTTGGGGGCCTGATTATCACCAGGATTTACAAAAATCTTTAGGACAAATGGTCGATTTTTTAAGAAAAGAGTTTCACGTTAAAAAAGCAGTTTCTTATGTAGATAAAGGGCCTTTGCTAGATAGGGCAATTGCAGCTAGAGCAGGTCTAGGCTGGTATGGTAAGAATTGTGCAATTATGACGAAAAGGGCTGGTTCCTGGATAGCTTTAGGAGAAATCCTGGTAGATATTTTTTTGCCGGAAGATGAACCTCTTCCACCAGGCTGCGGAAGTTGTACTAAATGCCTTGATGCTTGCCCAACAGGAGCTTTAACTAAGCCATACCAGGTTAATTGCCAAAAATGTATTTCCTATTTAACCCAGTCTAAAAAAATTATTCCTGACCAATATAGAGCTTTAATGGGAAATAGTCTCTATGGCTGTGATGCTTGCCAAGATGTTTGTCCTTACAATCAAAAGGTTTCCAGGGACCTTAATGCTGCTGCCCAAGAGGCAATTTTCTCTGAGCTGGATTTGTCCTATTTACTTTCTTTGTCTAAGGGAGGATTTCAAAAAGAATATAAGGATAGGGCTTTTGGCTGGCTGGGCAAAAATATTTTACAGCGCAATGCCTTAATTGCCCTTGGCAATAGTAAAGATCCGGCAGCCATACCTTTGCTCATCAAGGGATTGAATAGTTCCTCCCCTCAGCAGCGTGGTTATAGTGCCTGGGCCCTTGGGCAAATTGCCACAAATCAAGCTTACGATGCCTTAAAAATAGCTTTAAACAAGGAAAATAATCAATGGGTAAAAAGTGAAATTAAAAATGCTTTAGAACAAAAAGCCCCTCCAGGAGCCGGTTTACTTTAG